One genomic segment of Streptomyces liangshanensis includes these proteins:
- a CDS encoding cytochrome P450 — protein MTETLPPHPPLAPEFPMARGCPFDPPPELRRIQHEAPVSRVTLWDGSTPWLITRYDDVRAVLADPRVSADIDRPGYPHSTEGSATRSSRVKLFITMDDPEHAAQRRLLTSDFMVKKMEALRPRIQEIVDGLIDDLLAGPRPADLVREFALPVPSLVICELLGVPYADRDFFHRLSKTLVSRETTAEQGAAAVAELTGYLGDLVDRKLADPGQDVLSRLATGQLGTGLMTREQIASMGLLLLVAGHETTANMIALGTVVLLENPEQLDRLRATDDPKVVANAVEELLRHLTIVHGGRRRVATEDLEVGGQLIRAGEGIIAASDIANRDGAAFPDPDALDLGREARHHVAFGYGVHQCLGQPLARVELQVVYSTLYRRVPTLALAKPVSELGFKHDMLVYGVHELPVTW, from the coding sequence GTGACGGAAACCCTCCCCCCACACCCCCCGCTCGCCCCCGAGTTCCCGATGGCCCGCGGCTGCCCCTTCGACCCGCCGCCCGAACTGCGCAGGATCCAGCACGAGGCTCCGGTCTCCCGGGTCACCCTCTGGGACGGCAGCACGCCCTGGCTGATCACCCGCTACGACGACGTGCGGGCCGTGCTCGCCGATCCCCGGGTCAGCGCCGACATCGACCGGCCGGGCTATCCGCACAGCACCGAGGGCTCGGCCACCCGGTCGAGCCGCGTCAAGCTCTTCATCACCATGGACGACCCCGAACACGCCGCCCAACGCCGCCTCCTCACCTCCGACTTCATGGTCAAGAAGATGGAGGCGCTGCGGCCGCGAATCCAGGAGATCGTCGACGGCCTGATCGACGACCTGCTCGCCGGGCCCCGACCCGCCGATCTGGTACGGGAGTTCGCGCTGCCGGTGCCGTCGCTCGTCATCTGCGAGCTGCTCGGGGTCCCCTACGCCGACCGTGACTTCTTCCACCGGCTCAGCAAGACGCTGGTGTCGCGGGAGACCACCGCGGAGCAGGGCGCGGCGGCGGTGGCCGAGTTGACCGGCTACCTCGGCGACCTCGTGGACCGGAAGCTCGCCGACCCCGGTCAGGACGTCCTCAGCCGGCTCGCCACCGGGCAGCTGGGCACGGGTCTGATGACCCGCGAACAGATAGCCTCCATGGGCCTGTTGCTGCTGGTGGCCGGGCACGAGACCACCGCCAACATGATCGCGCTGGGTACGGTCGTCCTGCTGGAGAACCCGGAGCAGCTGGACCGGCTCCGCGCGACCGACGACCCCAAGGTGGTCGCGAACGCCGTCGAGGAACTCCTGCGCCACCTCACCATCGTCCACGGCGGCCGGCGCCGGGTCGCGACCGAGGACCTGGAGGTCGGCGGGCAGCTCATCCGCGCGGGCGAGGGCATCATCGCCGCCAGCGACATCGCCAACCGCGACGGGGCGGCCTTCCCCGATCCGGACGCCCTCGACCTCGGCCGCGAGGCGCGTCATCACGTCGCGTTCGGCTACGGCGTCCACCAGTGCCTCGGGCAGCCGCTGGCCCGCGTCGAACTCCAGGTCGTCTACAGCACGCTGTACCGGCGCGTCCCCACCCTGGCCCTCGCGAAGCCCGTCTCCGAACTGGGCTTCAAGCACGACATGTTGGTGTACGGGGTGCACGAGCTGCCGGTGACCTGGTGA
- a CDS encoding NAD(P)/FAD-dependent oxidoreductase, with amino-acid sequence MSRIVVVGASAAGLTAAEALRREGYGGRLTLVGDEPHLPYDRPPLSKQVLRGSWTPDRTALRRADHLDGLGARWLLGRTAAGLDAAARTVTLVDGEVLGYDGLVVATGVTPRSLPRGHELAGVHVLRTLDDALALREGLLTAASVVIVGAGFLGSEAAAVATELGADVTLVDPLAAPMIRQLGPLVGDMAARLHTGHGVRVRTRTGVRRLAGEDGRVVGVVLDDGSHVPADLVLVAIGSTPSVGWLTGSGLALGDGVECDELCRAAPGVVAAGDVASWHHPGLGRLRVEHRMNATEQGTAAALTLLGGGRPFAPVPYFWTDQYDVKIQAYGLTGQEATFRVVAGDPAEGRFAGLYGRAGRVVGALGWNMPREARTLRRHVTETTPWPQVMTPAGG; translated from the coding sequence CTGTCGCGGATCGTCGTCGTGGGCGCCTCGGCGGCGGGTCTGACCGCCGCCGAGGCGCTCCGGCGCGAGGGCTACGGCGGGCGGCTCACGCTGGTGGGCGACGAGCCCCACCTCCCGTACGACCGCCCGCCGCTGTCCAAGCAGGTCCTGCGCGGGAGTTGGACGCCGGACCGCACGGCCCTGCGGCGCGCGGACCACCTCGACGGCCTCGGCGCGCGATGGCTGCTCGGGCGGACCGCGGCCGGTCTCGACGCCGCCGCGCGGACCGTCACGCTCGTGGACGGCGAGGTGCTCGGGTACGACGGGCTGGTCGTCGCCACCGGCGTCACTCCCCGGTCGCTCCCGCGCGGCCACGAACTGGCGGGCGTCCACGTCCTGCGTACCCTCGACGACGCGCTCGCGCTGCGCGAGGGGCTGCTCACGGCGGCCTCCGTGGTGATCGTCGGCGCGGGGTTCCTCGGGTCCGAGGCCGCGGCGGTCGCCACCGAACTGGGCGCGGACGTCACGCTCGTGGATCCGCTGGCGGCGCCGATGATCCGGCAACTCGGCCCGCTGGTCGGGGACATGGCGGCCCGGCTGCACACCGGCCACGGCGTGCGGGTGCGGACCCGCACCGGGGTACGGCGGTTGGCGGGCGAGGACGGCCGGGTGGTGGGCGTCGTCCTCGACGACGGCTCGCACGTCCCGGCCGATCTGGTGCTGGTGGCCATCGGCTCCACCCCGTCCGTCGGCTGGCTCACCGGCAGCGGGCTCGCCCTCGGCGACGGCGTCGAGTGCGACGAACTGTGCCGGGCCGCCCCCGGCGTGGTGGCCGCGGGCGACGTGGCGTCCTGGCACCACCCCGGCCTCGGGCGCCTGCGGGTCGAGCACCGGATGAACGCCACGGAGCAGGGCACGGCCGCCGCGCTGACCCTGCTGGGCGGCGGCCGCCCGTTCGCGCCCGTACCGTACTTCTGGACCGATCAGTACGACGTGAAGATCCAGGCGTACGGCCTGACCGGCCAGGAGGCAACCTTCCGCGTGGTCGCGGGGGACCCGGCCGAGGGACGGTTCGCGGGACTGTACGGCCGGGCGGGCCGGGTGGTGGGCGCACTCGGCTGGAACATGCCCCGAGAGGCCCGAACCCTCCGCCGCCACGTCACCGAGACCACCCCCTGGCCACAGGTGATGACCCCCGCGGGGGGATGA
- a CDS encoding spermidine synthase — translation MARNRRGGRGTAAETVTRPVDGGLAELVPDRERPRAWTLLIDGAPQSHVDLDDPAHLSFEYQRRLGHVADLVAPAHQPLRVLHLGGGAFTLARYVAATRPRSTQQVVEVDAPLVQLVREQLPLDPQARIKVRSADARAGLAKLPDGWADLVIADVFGGARTPAHLTSAEFLTAVRRVLAPDGCYAANLADGPPLGHLRGQVATAASLFGHLALAADPTVLRGRRFGNAVLLASDRDLPVAELTRRIASDPHPGRVEHGRALRDFTGGAAVVTDADAKPSPPPPAGAFS, via the coding sequence ATGGCCAGGAACAGGCGGGGCGGACGGGGTACGGCGGCCGAGACGGTGACCCGGCCGGTCGACGGCGGGCTCGCCGAACTCGTACCGGACCGGGAGCGTCCGCGCGCCTGGACGCTGCTGATCGACGGCGCCCCGCAGTCCCACGTGGATCTGGACGACCCGGCCCACCTGTCCTTCGAGTACCAGCGCAGACTCGGCCATGTCGCCGACCTCGTGGCCCCCGCGCACCAGCCCCTGCGCGTCCTGCACCTCGGCGGCGGGGCGTTCACCCTCGCCCGGTACGTCGCCGCCACCCGGCCCCGCTCCACCCAGCAGGTCGTCGAGGTCGACGCGCCGCTGGTGCAACTCGTGCGTGAGCAGCTCCCGTTGGATCCGCAGGCCCGGATCAAGGTCAGGTCAGCGGACGCCCGGGCCGGTCTCGCGAAGCTGCCGGACGGCTGGGCGGACCTGGTGATCGCCGACGTGTTCGGCGGAGCCCGTACCCCCGCGCACCTCACCAGCGCCGAGTTCCTGACCGCGGTACGGCGGGTCCTCGCCCCGGACGGCTGCTACGCGGCGAACCTCGCGGACGGGCCGCCTCTCGGCCATCTGCGCGGCCAGGTCGCCACCGCCGCCTCGCTGTTCGGCCATCTCGCGCTGGCCGCGGACCCGACGGTCCTGCGGGGCCGGCGCTTCGGCAACGCCGTGCTCCTCGCGTCCGACCGCGACCTGCCGGTCGCCGAACTGACCCGCCGCATCGCGAGCGACCCGCACCCCGGCCGGGTCGAACACGGCCGCGCCCTCAGGGACTTCACCGGGGGAGCGGCCGTCGTCACCGACGCGGACGCCAAGCCTTCCCCGCCGCCCCCGGCGGGCGCCTTCTCCTGA
- a CDS encoding TetR/AcrR family transcriptional regulator, with amino-acid sequence MPDDVDIKPERTRNRWGEGDRLRGEILDAAGRLLSGLGGEDGLTIRGVAREVGIAPASIYHHFTDRTALVQGLMDHEHARLTSLMRAADEAVVAEDVVGRVHAQLYAYCDFATDNPGHHRLVLGNGSGEPRSAAPPVLIDVVEALTAAFDRCEAAGHTLRLPGDRAAVMVFVAVYGRVALLHSIQRGQTTDERRSFIDELVSLVLA; translated from the coding sequence GTGCCAGACGACGTCGACATCAAGCCCGAACGGACGCGTAACCGCTGGGGTGAGGGCGACCGTCTCCGTGGCGAGATCCTGGACGCCGCCGGCCGGCTGCTCTCCGGGCTCGGGGGTGAGGACGGCCTCACCATCCGCGGGGTCGCCCGCGAGGTCGGCATCGCCCCCGCCAGCATCTACCACCACTTCACCGACCGCACCGCGCTGGTCCAGGGCCTGATGGACCACGAGCACGCACGGCTCACCTCGCTGATGCGGGCGGCCGACGAGGCGGTGGTCGCGGAGGACGTGGTCGGGCGCGTCCACGCCCAGTTGTACGCCTACTGCGACTTCGCCACCGACAACCCGGGACACCACCGGCTCGTCCTCGGCAACGGTTCCGGCGAGCCGCGCTCCGCCGCCCCGCCCGTGCTCATCGACGTCGTGGAGGCCCTCACCGCGGCGTTCGACCGGTGCGAGGCCGCCGGGCACACCCTGCGCCTGCCCGGCGACCGGGCGGCCGTCATGGTCTTCGTCGCCGTGTACGGGCGGGTCGCGCTGCTGCACAGCATCCAGCGCGGACAGACGACCGACGAGCGCCGGTCGTTCATCGACGAACTCGTCTCCCTGGTCCTCGCCTGA
- a CDS encoding glycoside hydrolase family 18 protein, whose product MGRVTHRRTVNRRTKVIGAVLAAAVIGGAAFTLAGSAQAASVSATFSKPSSWSGGYTGQYVITNATDKARSGWTLTFDLPAGTTLSSLWNGEYTVSGRHVTVTAQDWNKKLAPGATATVGFTTAGTGGAAPTGCRIDGATCGPGGSSPTTAPTRPATPPATTAPATKPPATKPPVTIPPATKPPTATKPPTGTPTAPATTPPAGGTAASAAFSPYVDTSLFPAYDLLDTVTKTGVKNFTLAFITSGGTCTPKWGGVSDLASDAVARQITALRAKGGDVRVSFGGASGVELANSCTSATTLAAAYGKVVDTYRLTKADFDIEGAALPDTAANTRRAQAIAQLQKSHPGLDVSFTLPVMPEGLTQPGVDLLADARRNGVKVGAVNIMAMDYGPAYSGDMGQYAIQAATSTQAQVKGVLGLSDAAAWKAVAVTPMIGVNDVSTEIFRVDDATQLVDFARAKGLAGLAMWSSTRDKQCAGGAKNTADASCSSIVQQPLAFTKAFAAFK is encoded by the coding sequence ATGGGCAGAGTCACACACCGGCGCACGGTGAACCGCCGGACCAAGGTGATCGGGGCCGTTCTCGCGGCCGCCGTGATCGGCGGAGCCGCGTTCACCCTCGCGGGGTCGGCGCAGGCCGCGTCGGTGAGTGCCACGTTCAGCAAGCCGAGTTCCTGGAGCGGTGGTTACACCGGGCAGTACGTCATCACCAACGCCACGGACAAGGCCCGTTCGGGCTGGACCCTCACGTTCGACCTGCCGGCCGGGACGACGCTCAGCTCCCTCTGGAACGGTGAGTACACCGTCTCCGGGCGGCACGTGACGGTGACGGCCCAGGACTGGAACAAGAAGCTGGCCCCCGGCGCCACCGCCACCGTCGGGTTCACCACCGCCGGGACGGGCGGCGCGGCACCGACCGGCTGCCGGATCGACGGCGCGACCTGCGGCCCCGGCGGAAGCTCCCCCACCACAGCCCCCACCCGGCCCGCGACACCCCCGGCCACCACCGCGCCCGCCACCAAGCCGCCGGCCACGAAGCCCCCCGTCACCATCCCGCCCGCCACGAAGCCCCCCACCGCCACGAAGCCCCCCACCGGCACCCCCACGGCCCCCGCCACCACCCCGCCGGCCGGCGGCACCGCGGCCTCCGCCGCCTTCTCCCCGTACGTCGACACCTCGCTCTTCCCGGCGTACGACCTGCTGGACACCGTCACCAAGACCGGGGTGAAGAACTTCACCCTCGCCTTCATCACCTCCGGCGGCACCTGCACCCCCAAGTGGGGCGGCGTCTCCGACCTCGCGAGCGACGCCGTCGCCCGCCAGATCACCGCCCTGCGCGCCAAGGGCGGCGACGTACGGGTCTCCTTCGGCGGCGCGTCCGGCGTCGAACTCGCCAACAGCTGCACGTCCGCCACCACCCTCGCGGCGGCCTACGGCAAGGTCGTCGACACGTACCGCCTCACCAAGGCCGACTTCGACATCGAGGGCGCGGCCCTGCCCGACACCGCCGCCAACACCCGCCGCGCGCAGGCGATCGCCCAGCTCCAGAAGTCCCACCCGGGCCTTGACGTCTCCTTCACCCTGCCCGTGATGCCCGAGGGCCTCACCCAGCCCGGGGTGGACCTGCTCGCCGACGCGCGGCGCAACGGCGTCAAGGTCGGCGCGGTCAACATCATGGCGATGGACTACGGGCCCGCGTACAGCGGTGACATGGGCCAGTACGCCATCCAGGCCGCGACCTCCACCCAGGCCCAGGTCAAGGGCGTGCTCGGCCTCTCCGACGCCGCCGCGTGGAAGGCCGTCGCGGTCACCCCGATGATCGGCGTCAACGACGTCAGCACGGAGATCTTCCGGGTCGACGACGCCACCCAGCTGGTCGACTTCGCCCGCGCCAAGGGCCTGGCCGGGCTGGCGATGTGGTCCTCCACCCGCGACAAGCAGTGCGCGGGCGGGGCGAAGAACACGGCCGACGCGTCGTGCAGCTCGATCGTCCAGCAGCCGCTGGCCTTCACGAAGGCGTTCGCCGCCTTCAAGTAG
- a CDS encoding tetratricopeptide repeat protein: MASSRAVPNLPFRRQRGQRSPGEFAAAVRRAAREIGEQVACDARYIGRVEAGEIRCPNYAYERVFLHMFPGLTLTDLGFTAREHVRGRAARVPVEQSANDPGHSEISEESDVLRRAFMTSGSVTVAASLGLGGTSAAATPSIPAPRRIGEAEVAAVEAAVRRIRLLDDRHGADGLYRQAAVPLRTAYALLDSGTATRQSTTDRLHSGAGELSISVGWLAHDSGRFDDARSHYAEALATARVAGDPALEAHAFCNTSFLARDSGRYREAVRAAQAGRGAAKHLSSARLLSLLSLREAGGWAGLGDRTNCEQALVQAHALFDRGTSDADPEWMSFFGEPELEALEAQCHAALGDWARAARHAYRASVLQDPHFTRNLALYRAELATDLARAGRPEEAAAAGRQVLDLLDEVQSSRIQAMLAVTARLLLPRRRSSPEVAAFLERHAAV, translated from the coding sequence ATGGCGTCTTCTCGGGCAGTTCCCAACCTCCCCTTCCGCCGGCAGCGCGGACAGCGCTCGCCGGGGGAGTTCGCCGCCGCGGTGCGCAGGGCCGCCCGGGAGATCGGTGAACAAGTCGCGTGCGACGCACGTTATATCGGTCGGGTGGAAGCGGGTGAGATCCGCTGCCCCAACTACGCGTACGAACGGGTCTTCCTGCACATGTTCCCCGGGTTGACCCTGACCGACCTGGGCTTCACGGCCCGCGAGCACGTTCGCGGCCGGGCGGCCCGGGTACCCGTGGAGCAATCCGCGAACGACCCGGGACACAGCGAGATCAGCGAGGAGAGCGACGTGCTGCGTCGCGCATTCATGACCAGCGGTTCCGTCACCGTGGCCGCGAGCCTGGGGCTCGGCGGTACGTCCGCCGCGGCCACGCCCTCGATCCCGGCCCCGCGCAGAATCGGCGAGGCCGAGGTGGCCGCCGTCGAGGCGGCGGTGCGGCGGATCCGGCTGCTGGACGACCGGCACGGCGCCGACGGGCTCTACCGCCAGGCGGCGGTGCCGCTGCGCACGGCGTACGCGCTGCTCGACTCGGGGACGGCGACCCGGCAGTCCACCACCGACCGGCTGCACTCCGGCGCGGGCGAGTTGTCGATCTCGGTGGGGTGGCTCGCGCACGACTCGGGCCGCTTCGACGACGCCCGCTCGCACTACGCGGAGGCGCTCGCGACCGCGCGGGTCGCGGGGGACCCGGCGCTGGAGGCGCACGCGTTCTGCAACACGTCGTTCCTGGCGCGGGATTCGGGCCGGTACCGGGAGGCGGTACGGGCCGCCCAGGCCGGCCGGGGCGCGGCCAAGCACCTGTCGTCCGCCCGGCTGCTGTCGCTGCTGTCCCTGCGGGAGGCGGGCGGCTGGGCGGGGCTCGGCGACCGTACGAACTGTGAACAGGCCCTGGTCCAGGCCCACGCGCTGTTCGACCGCGGCACCTCGGACGCGGACCCCGAGTGGATGTCCTTCTTCGGCGAACCGGAGCTGGAGGCCCTGGAGGCGCAGTGCCACGCGGCGTTGGGCGACTGGGCGCGGGCGGCGCGGCACGCGTACCGCGCCTCCGTGCTCCAGGATCCGCACTTCACCCGCAATCTCGCGCTCTACCGGGCCGAGTTGGCCACGGACCTGGCGCGGGCGGGGCGGCCCGAGGAGGCCGCGGCGGCGGGGCGGCAGGTGCTCGACCTGCTGGACGAGGTCCAGTCGTCCCGCATCCAGGCGATGCTGGCGGTGACGGCCCGACTGCTGCTGCCGCGCCGCAGGTCGTCGCCGGAGGTGGCGGCGTTCCTGGAGCGGCACGCGGCCGTGTAG
- a CDS encoding carbohydrate ABC transporter permease: protein MSRTTEGKRQLTGGRVAHAVLILFAAGSLFPLVWTAVAASGTSGRLARTPPPFWFGGHLLENLEIAWTDANLGTALINTTVVAGSVAAGTVFFSTLAGFAFAKLRFRFRNALLALVIGTMMVPPQLSVVPLYLLIAELSWTDRLQSVVLPGLVSAFGVFFMRQYLTGALPTELIEAARVDGAGSWRVMWHVVFPAARPAMAVLGMLTFVMAWNDFFWPIIALTQSGNPTVQVALTGLGRGYVPDQSVIMAGALLGTLPLLLAFVVFGRQIVGGIMQGAVKG from the coding sequence ATGAGCCGTACGACCGAGGGGAAGCGGCAGTTGACCGGCGGCCGGGTCGCGCACGCCGTGCTGATCCTCTTCGCGGCCGGCTCGCTCTTCCCGCTCGTCTGGACGGCGGTCGCGGCCTCCGGGACCAGTGGGCGGCTGGCGAGGACGCCACCCCCGTTCTGGTTCGGCGGGCATCTGCTCGAGAACCTGGAGATCGCCTGGACGGACGCGAACCTCGGTACGGCCCTGATCAACACGACCGTCGTCGCGGGCAGCGTCGCGGCGGGGACGGTGTTCTTCTCGACGCTGGCCGGGTTCGCCTTCGCCAAGCTGCGCTTCCGCTTCCGGAACGCGCTGCTGGCGCTGGTGATCGGCACGATGATGGTGCCGCCGCAGCTCAGCGTCGTCCCGCTCTACCTGCTGATCGCCGAACTGTCCTGGACGGACCGGCTCCAGTCGGTGGTCCTGCCCGGTCTGGTCAGCGCGTTCGGGGTGTTCTTCATGCGGCAGTACCTGACGGGCGCGCTGCCCACCGAGCTGATCGAAGCGGCGCGGGTGGACGGCGCGGGCAGTTGGCGTGTGATGTGGCACGTCGTGTTCCCGGCCGCGCGGCCCGCGATGGCGGTGCTGGGGATGCTGACCTTCGTGATGGCCTGGAACGACTTCTTCTGGCCGATCATCGCGCTGACCCAGAGCGGCAACCCGACCGTGCAGGTGGCGCTGACGGGCCTCGGGCGCGGCTACGTCCCCGACCAGTCGGTGATCATGGCGGGCGCGCTGCTCGGCACCCTGCCGCTGCTGCTGGCGTTCGTGGTCTTCGGCCGGCAGATCGTGGGCGGGATCATGCAGGGCGCGGTCAAGGGCTGA
- a CDS encoding ferredoxin, protein MKVILDQDKCVGSGQCVLVAPEVFDQRDEDGIAVLLDPDPPAGRHAETREAARLCPALAIELADS, encoded by the coding sequence ATGAAGGTCATCCTGGATCAGGACAAGTGCGTCGGCTCCGGGCAGTGCGTCCTGGTCGCGCCCGAGGTGTTCGACCAGCGGGACGAGGACGGCATCGCCGTACTGCTGGACCCGGACCCGCCCGCCGGCCGGCACGCGGAGACCCGCGAGGCCGCGCGTCTCTGCCCCGCGCTCGCCATCGAACTGGCCGATTCGTGA
- a CDS encoding response regulator transcription factor: MPSVLVVEDDQFVRSALIRHLTEASHTVRSVGTALEALREVAHFRFDVVILDLGLPDLDGSEALKMLRGITDVPVIIATARDDETEIVRLLNDGADDYLTKPFSVEHLSARMAAVLRRSRATSDEAASPRVIRVGGLAIDPLRRQAELDGTRLDLTRREFDLLTFLAGRPGVVVPRKELLAEVWQQSYGDDQTIDVHLSWLRRKLGETAARPRYLHTLRGVGVKLEPPSGERPV; the protein is encoded by the coding sequence ATGCCCAGTGTGCTCGTGGTCGAGGACGACCAGTTCGTACGCTCCGCCCTCATCAGGCACTTGACCGAGGCCTCCCACACCGTACGCAGTGTCGGGACGGCCCTGGAGGCGCTGCGTGAAGTGGCCCATTTCCGGTTCGACGTGGTCATTCTGGACCTCGGCCTGCCCGATCTCGACGGGTCCGAGGCGCTCAAGATGCTGCGCGGCATCACCGACGTACCGGTGATCATCGCCACAGCGCGCGACGACGAGACCGAGATCGTCCGGCTCCTCAACGACGGCGCCGACGACTACCTCACCAAACCGTTCTCCGTCGAACACCTCTCCGCCCGGATGGCGGCCGTCCTGCGCCGCTCCCGCGCGACCTCGGACGAGGCTGCGTCCCCCCGCGTCATCCGCGTCGGCGGCCTCGCCATCGACCCGCTGCGCCGCCAGGCCGAACTGGACGGCACCCGGCTCGACCTCACCCGCCGCGAGTTCGACCTGCTGACCTTCCTCGCCGGGCGCCCCGGCGTGGTCGTCCCCCGCAAGGAACTGCTCGCCGAGGTCTGGCAGCAGTCGTACGGCGACGACCAGACCATCGACGTCCACCTGTCCTGGCTGCGCCGCAAACTGGGCGAGACCGCCGCCAGGCCCCGTTACCTGCACACCCTGCGCGGAGTCGGCGTGAAACTCGAACCCCCCAGCGGGGAGCGCCCCGTATGA
- a CDS encoding HAMP domain-containing sensor histidine kinase gives MRWALIKVSLAVTVMVVIAFAVPLGMVIKEMARDRAFTNAERQAAAIGPTLSITSDRDQLDRAIASTQAGADGKMAVHVPASGEPGGLPMELGTRRAAEKDLATVRRLGRASITDVPGGFALLQPTALGSSLGSNWIAIVEVYVPEAEVSNGVTTAWLVLAGVGIALIVGSVTVADRLGLRMVEPAQRLAGAAHALGEGKLGVRVPEEGPPELRSAAVAFNSMADQVVQLLANERELAADLSHRLRTPLTVLRLNAASLGEGPAADQTRAAVAQLEREVDTIIRTARESTSHSVANAPAVGCDVSEVVRERMDFWSALAEDEDRKVRLAGVGAPIRIPVARPELAAALDALLGNVFRHTPEGTAFSVDVHNGEDAVIVLVSDAGPGIADPKAALVRGNSGGREGSTGLGLDIVRRVAESTGGDVRIGRSVLGGTEVRIWIGREGWRPAREPRGHRLRGRKRGAPDRRGADV, from the coding sequence ATGAGGTGGGCACTGATCAAGGTCTCCCTGGCCGTCACGGTGATGGTCGTGATCGCCTTCGCCGTGCCGCTGGGCATGGTCATCAAGGAGATGGCCAGGGACCGGGCCTTCACCAACGCCGAACGGCAGGCCGCCGCCATCGGCCCCACCCTCTCCATCACCTCCGACCGCGACCAGCTCGACCGGGCCATCGCCTCCACCCAGGCGGGCGCCGACGGCAAGATGGCCGTGCACGTCCCCGCCTCCGGCGAACCGGGCGGCCTCCCGATGGAGCTCGGCACGCGCCGGGCCGCCGAGAAGGACCTGGCGACCGTACGGCGGCTCGGCCGCGCCTCCATCACCGACGTCCCCGGCGGCTTCGCGCTGCTCCAGCCGACCGCCCTCGGATCCAGCCTCGGCTCCAACTGGATCGCGATCGTGGAGGTGTACGTCCCCGAGGCGGAGGTCTCCAACGGCGTCACCACCGCGTGGCTCGTCCTCGCCGGGGTCGGCATCGCGCTCATCGTCGGCTCGGTCACCGTCGCCGACCGCCTCGGCCTGCGCATGGTCGAGCCCGCCCAGCGGCTCGCCGGCGCCGCCCACGCCCTCGGCGAGGGCAAGCTCGGCGTACGCGTCCCCGAGGAGGGGCCGCCCGAACTGCGCTCCGCCGCCGTCGCGTTCAACTCCATGGCCGACCAGGTCGTCCAACTCCTCGCCAACGAAAGGGAGCTGGCCGCCGACCTCTCCCACCGCCTGCGCACCCCGCTGACCGTGCTGCGTCTCAACGCCGCCTCGCTGGGCGAGGGGCCCGCCGCCGACCAGACGCGGGCCGCCGTCGCGCAGTTGGAGCGCGAGGTCGACACGATCATCCGTACCGCCCGCGAGTCCACCTCCCACTCGGTGGCCAACGCGCCCGCCGTGGGCTGCGACGTCTCCGAAGTCGTCCGCGAGCGCATGGACTTCTGGTCGGCGCTGGCCGAGGACGAGGACCGGAAGGTACGGCTCGCGGGCGTCGGCGCGCCGATCCGTATCCCGGTCGCCCGCCCCGAACTGGCCGCCGCGCTGGACGCGTTGCTCGGGAACGTCTTCCGGCACACCCCGGAGGGCACCGCGTTCTCCGTGGACGTGCACAACGGCGAGGACGCGGTGATCGTCCTCGTCTCCGACGCGGGCCCCGGCATCGCGGACCCGAAGGCCGCGCTCGTACGGGGCAACAGCGGCGGCCGGGAGGGCTCGACGGGCCTCGGCCTGGACATCGTGCGCCGGGTCGCGGAGTCGACCGGCGGGGACGTACGGATCGGGCGGTCCGTGCTCGGCGGGACCGAGGTGCGCATCTGGATCGGACGCGAGGGCTGGCGGCCCGCCCGCGAGCCGCGCGGACACCGGCTGCGCGGCAGGAAGCGCGGCGCGCCGGACCGCCGGGGAGCGGACGTCTGA